From the Streptomyces syringium genome, one window contains:
- a CDS encoding TetR/AcrR family transcriptional regulator: MLFMASAQTSSAAQPQPRLGLRERKKIQTRQAIRRAAYRLFERQGYDATPVDQIAEAADVSPSTVFRYFPTKEDLVLTDEYDRVMEAAIRARPPHEAPLEAVRHGVMDSLRHTIENDITGLMQRTRLMRAVPALRGRTAEGTAESSRMLRVVLAERTGRHADDLELRVAAVAILAAIQEAMMTWVDRGQGEDLTAIIGRGLDVLARGLTL; this comes from the coding sequence ATGCTCTTCATGGCCTCAGCTCAGACATCATCCGCGGCGCAGCCGCAGCCCAGGCTCGGGCTGCGCGAGCGGAAGAAGATCCAGACCCGGCAGGCGATCCGCCGCGCCGCCTACCGGCTCTTCGAGAGGCAGGGGTACGACGCGACGCCGGTCGACCAGATCGCGGAGGCAGCCGACGTCTCCCCCAGCACCGTGTTCCGGTACTTCCCGACCAAGGAAGACCTCGTTCTCACCGACGAGTACGACCGCGTCATGGAAGCCGCGATCAGAGCACGCCCGCCGCATGAGGCACCGCTGGAAGCCGTCCGGCACGGCGTCATGGACTCCCTGCGCCACACCATCGAGAACGACATCACCGGACTCATGCAGCGCACCAGACTCATGCGGGCGGTCCCGGCGCTGCGCGGCAGAACGGCGGAGGGCACGGCGGAGTCCTCCCGCATGCTCCGTGTGGTGCTGGCGGAGCGTACAGGGCGTCATGCGGACGACCTGGAGCTGCGGGTCGCCGCCGTGGCGATCCTCGCGGCGATACAGGAAGCCATGATGACGTGGGTGGACCGCGGTCAGGGCGAGGACCTTACGGCGATCATCGGCCGCGGCCTGGACGTACTGGCGCGCGGCCTGACGCTCTGA